The following proteins are co-located in the Pedobacter sp. FW305-3-2-15-E-R2A2 genome:
- a CDS encoding TlpA disulfide reductase family protein, whose amino-acid sequence MKKIMVTTASLLLGFTAYSQQSRSNPALDSLMNIKDPLTLRHKLKTLGSGSEADFGLLLSYYRGSKKSSDSIAQLAIRKFPKGQIALGLKLRAVGTEQDPTVQERLLGKLKSDFPKGNFEQMNFALAYNFAKAKNSGKASQYLAVLKGRSRSIAMGTIPGMIMDFDPKVAESIVVQEMATAGLTNEDRMTLLNIHSQILSKMGEDQKAFAAIKEYYEHTTKKSPELSAYYFYLLSKSGDYQTAFPELEKATTEGLADAKLKEELKKSFAKLNPGKDADAYLLSINRRLEEKLKNEMRSQMVNERSPNFKVTDVNGKIVSLTDFKGKTIVLDFWATWCGPCKRSLPAMQMAVDKYKDDPNVKFLFIHTWESVPNPQADAMKYLADNKFNLPLYMDLRDVKTEKNPAVSLFGVDGIPAKFVIDTEGHIRFKMSGFGGTNEVAVAELSAMIELSR is encoded by the coding sequence ATGAAAAAAATAATGGTCACTACTGCTAGCCTTTTATTAGGATTTACAGCATATAGTCAACAATCAAGATCTAATCCTGCATTAGATTCATTAATGAATATCAAAGATCCTTTAACGCTTCGTCATAAGCTAAAGACATTAGGCTCAGGTTCTGAAGCTGATTTTGGGTTGTTACTGAGCTATTACAGGGGTTCAAAAAAATCTAGCGATTCTATTGCGCAACTGGCCATCAGGAAGTTCCCAAAGGGTCAGATTGCGCTGGGCTTAAAGTTAAGAGCGGTAGGAACAGAGCAGGATCCGACAGTTCAGGAGCGCTTACTGGGGAAATTAAAAAGTGATTTTCCAAAAGGGAATTTCGAGCAGATGAATTTTGCTTTGGCCTATAATTTTGCCAAGGCTAAGAACTCAGGGAAAGCCTCTCAATATCTAGCTGTACTAAAGGGCAGGTCACGTTCTATAGCAATGGGTACTATTCCAGGGATGATAATGGACTTTGACCCAAAAGTAGCGGAATCCATTGTTGTGCAAGAAATGGCTACCGCAGGTCTTACAAATGAAGACCGCATGACGCTATTAAATATACATAGTCAGATTTTGTCAAAAATGGGAGAAGATCAAAAAGCTTTTGCTGCCATCAAGGAGTATTATGAGCATACCACAAAGAAGAGCCCTGAGCTGAGTGCTTATTACTTTTATCTGCTTAGTAAATCAGGGGATTATCAAACGGCGTTTCCCGAGTTGGAAAAGGCCACAACGGAGGGTTTGGCTGATGCAAAGCTCAAGGAAGAACTCAAAAAATCATTTGCAAAATTAAATCCTGGAAAAGATGCAGATGCTTATCTGCTTTCTATTAACCGGAGATTGGAGGAGAAATTAAAAAATGAGATGCGTTCACAGATGGTAAATGAGCGCTCCCCAAATTTCAAGGTGACAGATGTAAATGGTAAAATAGTTTCATTAACTGATTTTAAAGGTAAAACCATTGTTCTTGATTTTTGGGCTACCTGGTGTGGTCCCTGCAAACGGTCATTACCAGCTATGCAAATGGCAGTTGATAAATACAAGGATGATCCTAATGTGAAATTTCTATTTATTCATACCTGGGAATCAGTGCCTAATCCACAAGCTGATGCCATGAAATATCTTGCAGATAATAAATTTAATCTACCACTTTATATGGATTTAAGAGATGTAAAAACGGAAAAAAATCCTGCAGTCTCTTTATTTGGTGTGGATGGAATTCCTGCAAAATTTGTGATCGATACTGAAGGTCATATCCGATTTAAGATGAGTGGCTTTGGCGGAACGAATGAGGTTGCTGTTGCTGAACTTTCAGCAATGATTGAATTGTCACGTTAG
- a CDS encoding RagB/SusD family nutrient uptake outer membrane protein, with product MSNKILIVLCLIVSALLPSCKKYLEVNPKSSLSEKQLFESEVGFQQALSGVYSQMASRDLFGDNLSMGFVSALAQNYAVSGSGVKFVETRALNYSSAEVIGITNKIWNTSYSAIAGANKIILNTEKNRAVLSDMNYALIRAEAIGLRAYLHFELLRMFGPEYTTGMNLKAIPYKTTVDQYAIVPSTTAQVLTLALADLTEAEALLKDKDPILSNSLGRQIKMNYYALKGLEARIRLYAGDKPAALRAAQIVVGSGKFPFVTTAAASASAGFRDRLYLTEQVFCIRVRDIKTWAEDEYFKANGSTSSKLTRSQANFNTLYETTDFRLLYRIEQDRGTPFPSKFWQSYQYDTMDSNRLDQYVPLIRLSEMYYILAEAAPSVVDGIGYLNMLKANRGLQALPLDLSPAALTTEITKEYQKEFYAEGQLFFYYKRKKILRPQFMNTDLSLSKYVLPIPQTELEFNPNY from the coding sequence ATGAGTAATAAGATATTGATTGTATTGTGTCTGATTGTTTCAGCCTTGCTACCTTCCTGTAAAAAGTACCTGGAAGTAAATCCTAAATCCAGCCTTTCTGAAAAGCAGTTGTTCGAATCAGAGGTTGGTTTTCAACAAGCCTTATCAGGCGTATATTCTCAAATGGCATCACGGGATTTATTTGGCGATAACCTGAGCATGGGTTTTGTATCTGCCCTTGCCCAGAATTATGCCGTATCAGGATCGGGAGTGAAATTTGTTGAAACCAGGGCGCTTAACTATAGTTCGGCTGAGGTGATCGGTATCACCAACAAAATTTGGAATACAAGTTATTCTGCAATTGCCGGGGCAAACAAAATCATTCTGAATACAGAAAAAAACAGAGCAGTACTCTCTGACATGAATTACGCACTGATTCGTGCCGAAGCCATAGGTTTACGTGCTTACCTCCATTTCGAACTTCTGCGGATGTTTGGTCCCGAATATACCACAGGTATGAATTTGAAAGCTATACCCTATAAAACTACAGTAGACCAATACGCCATTGTTCCTTCTACCACAGCGCAGGTGTTGACTTTAGCACTTGCCGATCTGACTGAAGCAGAAGCTTTATTGAAAGATAAAGATCCCATTCTGTCCAATTCATTAGGAAGACAAATCAAGATGAATTACTATGCGCTGAAAGGGTTAGAAGCAAGGATTCGCTTGTATGCTGGGGATAAACCAGCTGCATTAAGGGCTGCACAAATTGTGGTGGGATCTGGAAAATTTCCTTTTGTAACTACTGCCGCCGCTTCTGCAAGTGCTGGTTTTCGAGACCGTTTATATCTTACCGAGCAGGTCTTTTGTATTCGTGTCAGAGATATAAAGACCTGGGCAGAAGATGAGTATTTTAAAGCAAATGGTAGCACCAGCTCAAAATTGACGCGTTCTCAGGCAAATTTTAATACGCTTTACGAGACTACAGATTTCAGACTTCTTTATAGAATTGAACAGGATAGAGGCACACCCTTTCCTTCTAAATTCTGGCAGTCATATCAATATGATACAATGGATTCAAACCGACTTGACCAATATGTGCCACTTATCCGTTTGTCTGAGATGTATTACATCCTGGCTGAAGCGGCACCATCAGTGGTAGATGGAATTGGATACCTGAATATGTTGAAAGCGAATCGCGGTTTACAGGCATTACCACTAGATCTTAGCCCGGCTGCGCTGACTACTGAAATTACGAAAGAGTACCAGAAGGAATTTTATGCTGAAGGGCAACTGTTTTTTTATTACAAACGTAAAAAGATCCTTCGTCCGCAGTTTATGAACACAGATCTGTCGCTCAGTAAATACGTTTTGCCCATCCCACAAACTGAACTGGAGTTTAATCCTAACTACTAA
- a CDS encoding trypsin-like peptidase domain-containing protein, producing the protein MKRLIIILAVLCFFSADADAQKVTQTRKIEKLITNVIDSGFRSSVLISAYDTLKQVADNSVFSGVVVSAEGHILTVAHATRPKEVYLITFPDGVTHLAEGLGRIAVAQEGRDLDLAMIKIIKPGKWPFSKMAWNTEMKVNQPAVSISYPGSFDRKQPNVRVGVLSKVDYTEGYFVSTCKMEPGDSGGPVFDATGRVIGLHSWVEANEDFNFEVPVDLYRKYWSALNVAKNYKELPQADTIISIPTAVSISAIPPIQELAEIPGQFSKSTLAIHSSRGQEQLDILGTIITYDFASTNDTYILSKSSMVADQPGVMLHGKKIPLTVISRDNENDLILLKVLEKLPSGIRLKADLKPLELSNENLGNFLVSSLGNGLKKVGVLSTVYTNMLMRFSVGYFGANANFINKKITITDISEGSAAAVNLKLNDQVIGVNGVPISKPAEYGAELSKYLAGDSISIDAIRDGQEIHLKMFLPAYPGENHVASQFEGGRSARSDGFNRVLVQDAAIVPEKCGGPVFNIKGQFYGINIARHSRTSTIIMPVDVISKFIKQALKS; encoded by the coding sequence ATGAAACGATTAATTATAATTCTGGCTGTACTATGCTTTTTTTCGGCTGATGCTGATGCTCAGAAAGTTACTCAGACTAGGAAAATTGAAAAACTGATTACAAACGTAATAGACTCCGGCTTTCGGTCGAGTGTACTGATATCCGCTTACGATACCCTAAAGCAGGTTGCCGACAATTCTGTGTTTAGCGGAGTTGTGGTTTCTGCCGAGGGGCATATCCTCACTGTAGCCCATGCCACAAGGCCAAAGGAGGTGTATCTTATTACCTTCCCGGATGGTGTTACACACCTTGCTGAGGGATTAGGTCGTATAGCTGTAGCTCAGGAGGGTCGTGATTTAGATTTAGCGATGATCAAGATCATAAAGCCAGGGAAATGGCCTTTTTCCAAAATGGCATGGAATACTGAAATGAAAGTCAACCAACCAGCCGTCAGTATTTCTTATCCCGGGTCTTTCGACCGCAAACAACCGAATGTACGAGTTGGTGTGTTGTCTAAGGTAGATTATACTGAGGGCTATTTCGTGTCTACCTGTAAAATGGAACCAGGAGATTCAGGTGGCCCAGTTTTCGATGCTACCGGTAGGGTAATAGGGCTTCACAGCTGGGTGGAGGCTAATGAAGATTTTAATTTTGAAGTTCCTGTAGATCTATACCGAAAATACTGGTCTGCCTTAAATGTGGCCAAAAACTATAAAGAGCTTCCTCAAGCAGATACCATAATATCTATACCAACTGCAGTAAGCATTTCAGCTATTCCGCCAATACAAGAATTGGCGGAAATTCCCGGGCAATTTAGCAAAAGCACACTTGCTATTCATAGTAGTAGGGGGCAAGAGCAACTTGATATTCTAGGTACCATCATCACCTACGATTTCGCTTCCACAAATGATACCTATATCCTCAGTAAAAGCTCCATGGTTGCAGACCAACCAGGTGTGATGTTGCATGGAAAGAAGATTCCATTAACTGTAATCAGTAGGGATAATGAGAATGACCTGATTCTACTTAAGGTTCTAGAAAAATTACCATCTGGCATAAGATTGAAAGCTGATTTAAAGCCTTTGGAGTTGAGCAATGAAAATCTTGGAAATTTTCTAGTTTCCTCTTTGGGTAACGGCCTTAAAAAAGTGGGTGTATTGAGTACTGTTTATACCAATATGCTGATGCGTTTTAGTGTAGGGTATTTTGGAGCAAATGCAAATTTCATTAATAAGAAAATTACCATTACTGATATCAGTGAGGGAAGCGCAGCGGCTGTTAATCTTAAACTTAACGATCAGGTGATCGGTGTGAATGGTGTACCTATTAGTAAACCCGCGGAATATGGCGCCGAATTATCAAAATATCTTGCTGGAGATTCTATTTCTATCGATGCCATAAGGGATGGTCAGGAAATTCATTTGAAAATGTTCCTGCCCGCTTACCCTGGCGAGAATCATGTCGCCAGTCAATTTGAAGGTGGCAGAAGTGCAAGATCGGATGGATTTAATCGTGTACTAGTTCAGGATGCGGCTATCGTACCTGAAAAATGTGGGGGCCCGGTATTCAATATAAAGGGTCAGTTTTATGGAATTAATATCGCCAGACACAGCAGAACATCAACGATTATTATGCCCGTTGATGTGATTTCAAAATTCATCAAACAGGCGCTAAAAAGTTAA
- a CDS encoding DUF4843 domain-containing protein, translating into MMKYLLIFSLLCLTLACKKQEVPTYTGAPGISFYIDKFEPDSLSYSFAFSVNPKLRDTVFLKMRVVGAAADHDRLIKVKAGVGTTARQGLDYELPEIMLPAGALTVRYPVVFLNSPEMLSTTFRLVVEVAKSKDLEPGATGTEIAESISLKEMKIDVSNQLLKPSYWADMESAFGDFSVVKFKFMIQVTGLTDFSYEALGLDGYYNLPVKLRNALEQYELNNGPLMDEFGNPVTF; encoded by the coding sequence ATGATGAAGTATCTATTAATTTTTAGCCTATTATGCCTAACGCTTGCCTGTAAAAAGCAAGAGGTTCCTACCTATACAGGCGCGCCGGGTATCTCTTTCTATATTGATAAATTTGAACCTGATAGCCTGAGTTATTCCTTTGCCTTCTCTGTTAATCCAAAACTAAGAGATACTGTTTTCCTAAAAATGAGAGTGGTGGGGGCTGCCGCTGATCATGATCGGCTTATCAAGGTGAAAGCAGGGGTGGGTACTACTGCCCGTCAGGGATTAGACTACGAACTTCCTGAAATTATGCTTCCTGCGGGTGCTTTAACCGTGCGGTATCCGGTGGTTTTCCTGAATTCTCCTGAAATGCTATCGACTACTTTCCGGTTAGTGGTAGAAGTTGCAAAAAGTAAAGATTTGGAACCTGGTGCTACAGGAACAGAAATAGCTGAGTCCATTAGCCTGAAAGAAATGAAAATAGATGTGAGCAATCAGTTGCTAAAACCTAGCTACTGGGCTGACATGGAAAGTGCATTTGGAGATTTCAGCGTCGTTAAATTCAAATTCATGATACAAGTAACAGGTTTAACAGACTTTTCTTATGAGGCACTCGGACTTGATGGCTATTATAACCTTCCTGTTAAATTGAGAAATGCCCTTGAACAGTATGAGCTTAATAATGGGCCATTGATGGATGAGTTTGGTAATCCAGTAACTTTTTAA
- a CDS encoding PKD-like family lipoprotein, whose translation MHKSIFRNLLILVLMICSACQKDEQNFTYEKLNEVSITTTATSFVLTQLDSLKINPQITETIPSEEGLSYEWIVYLQGADDKASLLSVDKNLKSKINLAPGNYSIRYKVTSKKTGVSSFQLYGLIVNGAFYQGWMVSNNKDGQAKLSFIRTDDVLFLSPAENINNKTYPGKVIASYSAIDRNIALTLLFTDQGIYRFNANDFIENGTASSIFSERKAVVSTAAYGLNKGAYDQYIVMDGGLYGGIGPAFYPAQVLTPFSERFTGDYSLFPAIISSSSNSTYFYDNKNKRFMQSEFFGRSIWPAAATSESQHSFNMADVGMTMIACDYGVQSVFFDDELYFVMQNNAGARYLYSLEGDLPGINQFINNSPDINIANAFATSSVTKQLYYSAGNKIYLYDITANLSRLIYSFPADVLIKDIKMLRSTSKRIVVAVNKGAVGEVFYFDLSNVGDFVGNTYVKKFEGFGEIVQLSYRK comes from the coding sequence ATGCATAAATCTATTTTTAGAAACCTTTTGATCCTGGTGCTGATGATCTGTTCAGCATGTCAAAAGGACGAACAAAATTTTACATACGAAAAATTAAATGAGGTTTCCATCACAACAACGGCAACATCATTTGTACTTACCCAGCTTGATTCATTAAAAATCAACCCGCAAATCACAGAAACTATTCCTTCAGAAGAGGGGCTTAGTTATGAATGGATCGTTTATCTTCAGGGCGCTGATGACAAAGCATCGTTATTATCAGTTGATAAAAATCTCAAATCCAAAATTAATCTGGCTCCGGGGAATTATTCTATACGCTACAAAGTAACAAGTAAAAAGACGGGGGTATCATCATTCCAGCTGTATGGCTTAATTGTAAATGGTGCATTTTATCAAGGATGGATGGTTTCCAACAATAAAGATGGTCAGGCCAAGTTGTCATTTATACGCACAGATGATGTTCTATTCCTATCACCGGCAGAAAATATAAACAATAAGACCTACCCGGGAAAGGTCATTGCCAGCTATTCCGCCATTGATCGTAATATCGCTTTAACCCTACTTTTTACCGATCAGGGTATATACAGATTCAATGCAAATGATTTTATAGAAAATGGTACTGCCAGCAGTATTTTTTCAGAAAGAAAAGCAGTCGTATCTACTGCTGCTTATGGCCTTAATAAAGGGGCTTATGACCAATACATTGTAATGGATGGCGGTCTTTATGGAGGAATTGGCCCTGCTTTTTATCCTGCTCAGGTATTGACTCCTTTTTCTGAGAGATTTACTGGAGATTATTCCTTGTTTCCAGCCATCATTTCCAGCTCTTCAAATTCAACGTATTTTTATGACAACAAAAACAAGCGGTTTATGCAGTCTGAGTTTTTTGGCAGGTCCATATGGCCTGCCGCTGCAACTTCGGAGTCTCAGCATAGTTTTAATATGGCTGATGTGGGCATGACCATGATCGCTTGTGATTATGGCGTACAGAGTGTGTTTTTTGATGATGAATTATATTTTGTGATGCAAAATAATGCAGGCGCCCGATACCTGTATTCACTGGAAGGGGATCTTCCCGGAATAAATCAATTCATAAATAATAGTCCGGACATCAATATTGCTAATGCTTTCGCAACATCCAGCGTTACAAAACAGCTTTATTATTCGGCCGGAAATAAGATTTATTTATATGACATCACGGCCAATTTATCCCGATTAATTTATTCGTTTCCTGCCGATGTACTCATCAAGGATATCAAAATGTTGCGCTCCACCAGTAAGCGTATCGTTGTCGCAGTTAATAAAGGTGCTGTAGGTGAGGTGTTTTATTTTGACCTCAGCAACGTTGGGGATTTTGTGGGCAATACCTATGTTAAAAAGTTCGAAGGTTTTGGAGAAATCGTTCAACTGAGTTATAGGAAATAA
- a CDS encoding SusC/RagA family TonB-linked outer membrane protein, translated as MKLSVKKILLCMIFTVGLLLFLKAPAHAQNITLTKNEFTLNELFSEVRKQIGYDFVFTTPQVNMAKKVTVKSKNSALPNLLDEVFEDLQISYMIQNKTIVITENKSKKQNIIEGFVGDKKDRKPIPMVTVVIKGTNSAVQTNKDGRFTISVPPGAKSLSFRYLGYKTAEMPIEPNSDYTIYLEEDEQTLNETVITGIFEQKAGNFTGASRTLTGAELKQVSANNVFAAIAALDPSIRIVPNNIAGGNINKLPEIQMRGSNSFPNLSGELSANPNAPLFILDGFEVNLQRIVDLDMNLISSITLLKDASATAIYGSRGANGVMVVTTISPQPGKIQITFNNDFRLTTPDLSVYNLLDAVDKLNFEQRAGVYKAGSNQGQYKQDVLYNERYKAMKSGVNTDWLAIPTQNGYSNRSSLYLQGGDEAIRYGLQFSGDLASGVMKGQNRKNYSGQFDLNYLVKKIQFKNSIRIFQNHSNESPYGDFSEYVKMNPYWAPYDENGKARQMLEDYRIDNTIFRETNPVYDATLHSVNRSQYFGISNNFQMRYNVAPTLYLETSLSLNKQNGSSDEFYSAQDSRFVDITDLNRKGTYSVRNENVFSYESLTTANFNLSRGPHQLFSNLGFNLSSNKTDYYSIITEGFPFDRLDNLLFAAQYQANGRPAGDESTVRRLGLVYSGSYTYDNRFLVNVSLRRDGSSQYGTEKRFGAFWSAGLGWNVHNEAFFRKSDVVNRLKIRGSYGSTGSLNIPAYSAQSRYNFGTSTSYYGELGATLIGLGNEFLSWQNVLKANIGMDVIMFKEKLDIRLDFYRENTKNSLTQITLAPSTGFSNYSENLGKIQNTGFEFSARYKILENSSKGLLWSVNVNGFTNKNILKSLSNKLKASNEKLNNGNDDQVLPNILLEEGQAINTIYVVRSLGVDPTTGSEVFLSKDGQKTFVWNAADKVPYGISLPKWNGNFGTNFMYKGFDFNFIFNYQFGGQLYNQTLIDRVESVDPNYNVDRRAYDLGWSGPGDISQYTSIKPGTEKTKLSSRFVQDDNSLTLSSASVGYNFYRNAFVKRLGMRSLQLTAITNDLFRVSSIEIERGTSNPFARTYSLSLRVGF; from the coding sequence ATGAAGCTATCTGTAAAAAAGATCCTGCTCTGCATGATTTTTACGGTCGGGCTACTTTTGTTCTTAAAGGCACCCGCACATGCACAAAATATAACGCTAACAAAAAATGAATTTACCTTAAACGAGTTGTTCTCTGAGGTCAGGAAGCAAATAGGTTACGACTTTGTTTTTACGACTCCCCAGGTTAATATGGCCAAAAAAGTGACGGTAAAATCTAAGAATTCGGCACTGCCAAACCTTCTTGATGAGGTCTTTGAAGACCTGCAAATCAGTTATATGATTCAGAATAAAACAATCGTCATTACTGAGAACAAATCAAAAAAACAAAACATTATAGAAGGATTTGTAGGAGATAAAAAAGATAGAAAGCCAATTCCCATGGTAACTGTAGTGATAAAAGGGACTAACTCTGCTGTGCAAACCAACAAAGACGGTCGTTTCACTATTAGTGTTCCCCCAGGCGCAAAATCATTGTCATTCAGATATCTTGGGTATAAAACAGCTGAAATGCCAATTGAACCAAATTCGGATTATACCATTTACCTGGAGGAAGACGAGCAGACTTTAAATGAAACGGTCATAACAGGGATTTTTGAACAAAAAGCAGGAAACTTTACCGGAGCTTCCAGAACGCTAACCGGAGCAGAATTGAAGCAGGTAAGTGCTAATAATGTTTTTGCTGCTATTGCTGCATTGGATCCTTCTATCCGGATTGTTCCTAACAATATTGCTGGGGGTAATATTAATAAACTTCCGGAAATCCAGATGAGGGGATCCAACTCTTTTCCTAATCTTAGTGGGGAACTCTCTGCCAATCCAAATGCGCCTTTGTTTATCCTGGACGGATTCGAAGTCAATCTTCAGCGTATTGTAGACCTGGATATGAACCTGATTTCCAGTATCACTCTTTTAAAGGATGCTTCGGCTACTGCAATATATGGTTCACGTGGTGCCAATGGCGTAATGGTGGTTACCACGATCAGTCCTCAGCCAGGAAAGATACAAATCACATTTAACAATGACTTTAGATTGACTACTCCAGATTTATCTGTGTATAATCTTTTAGATGCTGTAGATAAACTCAATTTTGAACAAAGAGCAGGCGTATATAAAGCGGGGAGTAACCAGGGACAATACAAGCAGGATGTTTTGTATAATGAAAGGTATAAGGCAATGAAAAGTGGGGTCAATACGGACTGGCTCGCCATCCCTACGCAAAATGGCTATAGCAATCGCAGCTCTTTGTATTTACAGGGCGGAGATGAAGCTATTCGCTATGGGCTCCAATTTTCAGGAGATCTGGCTTCAGGCGTTATGAAAGGACAGAACAGGAAAAATTACTCCGGACAGTTTGACCTGAATTACCTCGTTAAAAAGATACAATTTAAAAATTCCATCCGCATTTTTCAGAATCATTCCAATGAATCACCTTATGGAGATTTTAGTGAATATGTAAAAATGAATCCTTATTGGGCACCATACGACGAGAATGGTAAGGCCAGACAGATGCTAGAAGATTATAGAATTGACAATACCATTTTCCGGGAAACTAATCCCGTGTATGATGCTACTTTGCATTCTGTCAACCGTAGTCAGTACTTCGGTATCTCTAATAATTTTCAAATGAGATATAATGTGGCGCCTACCTTATATTTAGAAACCAGCTTAAGTCTGAATAAACAAAACGGATCTTCTGATGAGTTTTATTCTGCCCAGGACAGCCGCTTTGTTGACATCACGGACCTGAATAGAAAAGGTACTTATAGCGTGCGTAATGAGAATGTTTTTAGTTATGAAAGTTTAACTACTGCTAATTTCAACCTAAGTAGAGGTCCTCATCAATTATTTTCAAATCTTGGTTTTAACCTATCGAGCAATAAAACTGATTATTACTCCATCATCACAGAAGGTTTTCCATTTGATCGCCTCGATAACCTACTTTTTGCTGCCCAATACCAGGCTAATGGCCGACCAGCAGGGGATGAAAGTACCGTACGGAGGCTTGGATTGGTGTATAGTGGAAGCTATACTTATGACAACCGTTTTTTAGTTAATGTATCCCTTCGTAGGGATGGTTCCTCTCAATATGGAACAGAAAAGAGGTTTGGTGCTTTCTGGTCTGCAGGTTTAGGATGGAATGTTCATAACGAAGCTTTTTTTAGAAAAAGCGATGTGGTGAACAGGCTTAAAATTAGAGGAAGTTACGGTTCTACAGGTTCTCTCAACATCCCAGCATATAGTGCTCAGTCACGTTATAATTTTGGTACCAGTACCAGTTACTACGGGGAGTTAGGGGCAACACTCATTGGTTTGGGGAATGAATTTCTGAGTTGGCAAAATGTACTAAAAGCTAACATCGGGATGGATGTGATCATGTTCAAGGAAAAGCTGGATATCCGATTAGACTTCTATCGTGAAAACACGAAAAATTCACTTACTCAAATTACCCTGGCACCATCAACCGGGTTTTCTAATTACTCAGAGAATCTTGGGAAAATACAAAATACAGGATTCGAGTTTTCTGCCCGATACAAAATCCTGGAAAATTCTTCGAAGGGATTGCTATGGTCTGTAAATGTGAACGGATTTACCAATAAGAATATCCTGAAATCACTTTCTAATAAGCTAAAAGCGTCTAATGAGAAATTGAACAATGGAAACGATGATCAGGTATTGCCAAATATTTTATTAGAAGAAGGACAGGCTATTAATACGATCTATGTAGTAAGGTCTCTTGGTGTTGATCCGACTACAGGCTCAGAAGTTTTCCTCAGCAAAGACGGTCAGAAAACATTTGTTTGGAATGCGGCTGATAAAGTGCCTTATGGCATCAGTCTGCCTAAATGGAATGGGAACTTTGGAACTAACTTTATGTATAAAGGCTTTGATTTTAACTTCATTTTTAATTATCAATTTGGTGGTCAGCTTTACAATCAAACGCTGATCGACAGGGTTGAATCAGTGGATCCAAATTATAATGTAGATCGTAGAGCCTACGATCTGGGCTGGTCAGGCCCTGGAGATATCAGTCAATATACCAGTATTAAACCTGGCACTGAGAAAACCAAACTCAGTTCTCGCTTCGTTCAGGACGACAACAGTTTGACATTGAGTTCTGCATCAGTAGGTTACAATTTTTATCGCAATGCGTTTGTGAAGAGGTTAGGTATGAGGAGTTTGCAGCTTACCGCCATTACCAACGATCTTTTTCGTGTGAGTTCCATTGAAATTGAAAGGGGAACAAGTAATCCTTTTGCCCGTACCTATTCCTTATCCCTAAGAGTTGGCTTCTAA